One window of Futiania mangrovi genomic DNA carries:
- the putA gene encoding bifunctional proline dehydrogenase/L-glutamate gamma-semialdehyde dehydrogenase PutA: MDLNSARRAVDEAFFADETDAVRDRLARHGLDAAARARISARAAGLVRTIRADPDPNLLESFLAEYGLSTDEGVALMCLAEAYLRVPDAPTLDALIRDKIGGADWSKHSGETDSLLVNASTWALMLTGRIYGGGEEGGRPEQQVAGTLRRLVQRLGEPVVRTAVGQAMKAMGQQFVLGRSIGEALKRGQPMREKGYAYSYDMLGEAARTDRDARRYFRAYADAISAISKAADARAPAQANPGISVKLSALHPRYEYVQRARVMAELVPRLSALIEMARNANIGFNVDAEEADRLSLSLEVIEAALDNADLKGWDGFGIVVQSYSKQAMAVLDWVVALARTHDRRIAVRLVKGAYWDMEVKNAQVQGMPCYPTWTRKTSTDVSYLACTRKLFDHADKLYPQFATHNAHTAAAILEMAGKDAAPDLFEFQRLHGMGEALHDLLMAETGRRCRIYAPVGVHEDLLAYLVRRLLENGANSSFVNQLLDEDVDPEDLTRDPVGETERLNSIPHPHIPLPPDLYGPERCNAKGWNLNQPLMAEALDRDMAAFRAHAWEAFPLIAGEAVETAPQPVRNPANLEEVVGTVHEADAELAARAVEATAAAFPAWRDRPAEERAAILDRIAGLYEDHAPELIALATREAGKTRLDGVLEVREAVDFCRYYAMRARQTMARGERTGRGVFVCISPWNFPLAIYTGQIAAALVSGNAVVAKPAEQTPLIAARAAQLMYAAGVPREVLAFLPGQGAEVGAALTADPRIAGVCFTGSTETAVRIDRAMAASAHPRVPLIAETGGLNAMIVDSTALPEAAVRDIVNGAFQSAGQRCSACRALFVQKDIADKLLEMLEGATQELGVGDPWSPATDVGPVIDEEARSTIEDHVKAFGGKGRLLFRHRMEGAPRQGRFVAPAAIRLDRFEELEREIFGPVLHVLEFEAGDLPGVIDAINARGYGLTFGIHSRLDDRVEWVARRIRAGNIYVNRNQIGAVVGVQPFGGEGLSGTGPKAGGPHYLDRFTVPASSLMPPHVPAAPEDATRVDTLDPAAFADMAADAAPVWDARADRLVVLDRAVAALPEDWQAAALGVLDGVRPALGPAEPLPGPTGESNHLTLHGRGLALCLGGGAEPVGALLTQALMALAAGNAVAVPAGEGGARLAAALRKGGVPAGVIAAVAIDDPAETAGTMPRLGLVALEGEGGEVGGVRAALAAREGVRVAFVSLSEGVERFATERVVSIDTTASGGNATLLTLPDA, translated from the coding sequence ATGGATCTGAATTCTGCCCGCCGCGCCGTCGACGAGGCCTTTTTCGCCGACGAAACCGATGCCGTCCGGGACCGGCTGGCCCGGCATGGGCTCGATGCCGCCGCGCGCGCCCGGATTTCCGCGCGTGCCGCCGGGCTCGTCCGCACGATCCGCGCCGATCCCGACCCGAACCTGCTGGAAAGCTTCCTTGCCGAGTACGGTCTCTCGACCGACGAGGGCGTGGCCCTCATGTGCCTTGCCGAGGCCTATCTGCGCGTGCCGGACGCACCCACGCTCGACGCGCTGATCCGCGACAAGATCGGCGGCGCCGACTGGTCGAAACATTCCGGCGAGACGGATTCCCTGCTCGTGAACGCATCGACCTGGGCGCTGATGCTGACGGGCCGCATCTATGGCGGCGGCGAGGAGGGCGGACGGCCGGAGCAACAGGTCGCGGGCACGCTGCGCCGCCTCGTGCAGCGGCTGGGCGAACCGGTCGTGCGGACCGCCGTCGGCCAGGCGATGAAGGCCATGGGCCAGCAGTTCGTGCTCGGCCGCAGCATCGGCGAGGCCCTGAAGCGCGGCCAGCCGATGCGCGAGAAGGGCTATGCCTACTCATACGACATGTTGGGGGAGGCGGCGCGCACCGACCGCGATGCGCGGCGTTATTTCCGTGCCTATGCCGACGCGATCAGCGCGATCTCGAAGGCCGCCGACGCCCGCGCCCCGGCGCAGGCCAATCCCGGCATCTCGGTGAAGCTCTCCGCCCTGCATCCGCGCTACGAATATGTGCAGCGTGCGCGCGTCATGGCCGAGCTTGTGCCGCGCCTGTCCGCCCTCATCGAGATGGCGCGCAACGCCAACATCGGCTTCAACGTCGACGCCGAGGAGGCCGACCGCCTGTCGCTCTCGCTCGAGGTGATAGAGGCCGCGCTGGACAATGCCGACCTCAAGGGCTGGGACGGCTTCGGCATCGTCGTGCAGTCCTACTCCAAGCAGGCGATGGCCGTGCTCGACTGGGTCGTGGCGCTCGCCCGGACCCATGACCGGCGCATCGCGGTGCGCCTCGTGAAGGGCGCCTATTGGGACATGGAGGTGAAGAACGCCCAGGTTCAGGGCATGCCCTGCTATCCGACCTGGACGCGCAAGACCTCGACCGACGTCTCCTACCTTGCGTGCACGCGCAAGCTCTTCGACCACGCGGACAAGCTCTATCCGCAGTTCGCGACCCACAACGCCCACACCGCCGCCGCGATCCTCGAGATGGCCGGCAAGGATGCCGCGCCCGATCTCTTCGAGTTCCAGCGTCTACATGGCATGGGCGAGGCGCTGCACGACCTGCTGATGGCCGAAACGGGGAGACGCTGCCGGATCTATGCGCCGGTCGGCGTGCACGAGGACCTGCTCGCCTATCTCGTCCGCCGCCTGCTGGAGAACGGCGCCAACTCCTCCTTCGTCAACCAGCTGCTCGACGAGGACGTGGACCCAGAGGACCTGACCCGCGATCCGGTGGGCGAGACCGAGCGGCTCAACAGCATTCCCCATCCGCATATCCCGCTGCCGCCCGACCTCTACGGGCCGGAGCGGTGCAACGCGAAGGGCTGGAACCTCAACCAGCCGCTGATGGCCGAGGCACTGGACCGCGACATGGCCGCCTTCCGTGCCCATGCCTGGGAGGCGTTCCCGCTCATCGCGGGCGAGGCGGTCGAGACGGCACCCCAGCCCGTGCGCAATCCCGCAAACCTCGAGGAGGTCGTGGGCACGGTGCACGAGGCCGATGCCGAACTTGCCGCCCGCGCGGTCGAAGCCACGGCGGCCGCCTTCCCGGCCTGGCGCGACCGGCCGGCGGAGGAACGTGCCGCCATCCTCGACCGCATCGCCGGCCTCTACGAGGACCACGCGCCGGAACTGATCGCGCTCGCGACGCGGGAGGCGGGCAAGACCCGGCTCGACGGCGTGCTGGAGGTGCGGGAGGCCGTGGACTTCTGCCGCTACTATGCGATGCGGGCGCGCCAGACCATGGCGCGAGGCGAGCGGACGGGCCGCGGCGTGTTCGTCTGCATCTCGCCGTGGAACTTCCCGCTCGCGATCTACACGGGCCAGATCGCGGCGGCGCTCGTTTCCGGCAATGCTGTCGTGGCCAAGCCCGCGGAGCAGACGCCGCTCATCGCCGCGCGCGCGGCCCAGTTGATGTATGCCGCGGGCGTGCCGCGCGAGGTGCTGGCGTTCCTGCCGGGGCAGGGGGCGGAGGTGGGCGCGGCGCTCACCGCCGATCCGCGCATCGCGGGCGTGTGCTTCACGGGGTCCACCGAGACCGCCGTGCGCATCGATCGGGCGATGGCCGCGTCAGCCCACCCGCGGGTGCCTCTGATCGCGGAGACGGGCGGCCTCAACGCGATGATCGTCGATTCTACCGCGCTGCCCGAGGCAGCGGTCCGCGACATCGTCAACGGCGCGTTCCAGAGCGCGGGCCAGCGCTGTTCGGCCTGCCGGGCGCTCTTCGTGCAGAAGGACATCGCGGACAAGCTGCTGGAGATGCTCGAGGGCGCGACGCAGGAGCTTGGCGTGGGGGACCCGTGGTCGCCCGCGACCGACGTCGGCCCCGTCATCGACGAGGAGGCGCGCAGCACCATCGAGGACCACGTAAAGGCGTTCGGCGGCAAGGGACGGCTGCTCTTCCGCCACCGCATGGAGGGGGCGCCCCGCCAGGGCCGCTTCGTCGCCCCGGCGGCCATCCGCCTCGACCGGTTCGAGGAGCTCGAGCGCGAGATCTTCGGACCCGTCCTGCACGTGCTGGAGTTCGAGGCGGGCGACCTGCCCGGCGTGATCGATGCGATCAACGCGCGCGGCTATGGGCTGACCTTCGGCATCCACTCACGCCTCGACGACCGCGTGGAATGGGTCGCCCGGCGCATCCGGGCCGGCAACATCTACGTCAACCGCAACCAGATCGGCGCGGTCGTCGGCGTGCAGCCGTTCGGCGGCGAGGGGCTGTCAGGCACTGGCCCCAAGGCTGGCGGCCCGCACTATCTGGACCGCTTCACCGTGCCCGCATCGTCCTTGATGCCACCGCATGTTCCCGCCGCGCCGGAGGATGCGACCCGGGTGGACACGCTCGACCCTGCTGCGTTCGCCGATATGGCGGCCGATGCGGCGCCGGTCTGGGATGCGCGCGCGGATCGGCTGGTCGTGCTCGACCGGGCCGTGGCGGCTTTGCCGGAGGACTGGCAGGCTGCGGCGCTCGGCGTGCTGGACGGCGTGCGCCCGGCGCTCGGACCCGCAGAGCCGCTGCCGGGGCCCACGGGCGAGAGCAATCACCTGACGCTGCACGGGCGCGGGCTTGCGCTCTGCCTCGGCGGCGGGGCGGAGCCGGTGGGCGCGCTGCTCACCCAGGCGCTGATGGCACTGGCGGCGGGCAATGCGGTGGCGGTTCCGGCGGGCGAAGGCGGTGCGCGCCTTGCCGCAGCCCTGCGGAAGGGCGGCGTGCCAGCGGGCGTCATCGCGGCTGTCGCGATTGACGATCCGGCGGAGACTGCCGGGACGATGCCGCGCCTGGGCCTCGTTGCGCTCGAAGGCGAGGGCGGGGAGGTTGGTGGGGTGCGCGCCGCGCTCGCCGCCCGCGAGGGGGTGCGCGTGGCTTTCGTCAGCCTCTCCGAGGGTGTGGAGCGGTTTGCGACCGAGCGCGTCGTCAGCATCGACACGACGGCGTCGGGAGGAAACGCGACACTTCTGACCCTGCCAGATGCGTGA
- a CDS encoding Lrp/AsnC ligand binding domain-containing protein gives MDRIDRAILRVLQEDARIPMVELARRVNLTKTPCADRVRKLEAAGIIRGYRADLDPAALDADHVVIVQVVLAGTTADELEAFNAAVRRVPQVQSCHMIAGDFDYLLKVRTRDIAEYRRLLGDVISRLPHVQQTHTYVVMEAVKDANTLPVPA, from the coding sequence ATGGACCGTATCGACCGCGCCATCCTTCGCGTCCTCCAGGAAGACGCCCGCATCCCGATGGTTGAACTGGCCCGCCGCGTGAACCTGACCAAGACGCCTTGCGCCGACCGGGTCCGCAAGCTGGAGGCCGCGGGGATCATCCGCGGCTACCGGGCGGACCTCGATCCCGCTGCGCTGGACGCCGATCATGTCGTGATCGTGCAGGTGGTGCTCGCGGGGACAACGGCGGACGAGCTGGAAGCCTTCAACGCCGCCGTGCGCCGCGTGCCGCAGGTGCAGTCCTGCCACATGATCGCGGGCGACTTCGACTATCTGCTGAAGGTGCGCACCCGCGACATCGCGGAATACCGACGGCTGCTGGGCGATGTCATCTCGCGCCTGCCGCACGTCCAGCAGACCCACACCTATGTGGTGATGGAAGCCGTGAAGGACGCGAACACGCTGCCCGTCCCGGCCTGA
- a CDS encoding MarR family winged helix-turn-helix transcriptional regulator encodes MEDRTRAALTAMRRILRMTESNAKAVQQQTGLSTSQLVLLQLLEERGEQTAGELASGMGITQATLTALIHKLEGRALIVRKKGETDRRQVWISLTGAGRAILQAAPDGAHEKFIARFEDLPDWEKAFLVAALERSAALLGAEGMDAAPVLDAGALDRDRTPLHDA; translated from the coding sequence GTGGAGGACAGGACACGGGCCGCCCTGACGGCCATGCGGCGCATCCTGCGCATGACGGAATCCAATGCGAAGGCGGTGCAGCAGCAGACCGGTCTCAGCACGTCCCAGCTCGTCCTCCTGCAGCTTCTCGAGGAGCGCGGCGAGCAGACCGCGGGCGAGCTTGCCTCCGGCATGGGCATCACACAGGCAACCCTGACCGCGCTCATCCACAAGCTGGAGGGCCGCGCCCTCATCGTGCGCAAGAAGGGCGAGACGGACCGCCGCCAGGTCTGGATCTCGTTGACGGGTGCCGGCCGTGCGATCCTGCAGGCCGCGCCCGACGGCGCGCACGAGAAGTTCATCGCGCGGTTCGAGGACCTGCCCGATTGGGAAAAGGCGTTCCTCGTCGCAGCGCTCGAGCGCTCGGCAGCGCTTCTCGGCGCGGAAGGGATGGACGCTGCCCCGGTCCTCGATGCTGGCGCGCTCGACCGCGACCGCACACCGCTGCACGACGCCTGA
- the ectA gene encoding diaminobutyrate acetyltransferase, which translates to MHLAQIQTSTTTPPKDEIRFRMPEEGDGAQIWALVKESTLDDNSMYCNLLQCTHFADTCAVAEMDGEIVGWVSGYIPPQEPDVLFIWQVCVSEKARGRGLAKKLILSLLHRPACAEVRRIRSTITADNQASWALFGSVAEKLGTVLTRRPHFTRDNHFDGAHATEHLVTIGPFEQPKPLEVVRAA; encoded by the coding sequence ATGCACCTTGCACAGATCCAGACGAGCACGACGACACCGCCGAAGGACGAGATCCGCTTCCGCATGCCGGAAGAGGGAGACGGCGCGCAGATCTGGGCCCTCGTGAAGGAAAGCACGCTCGACGACAACTCCATGTACTGCAACCTCTTGCAGTGCACGCACTTCGCCGACACCTGCGCGGTGGCGGAGATGGACGGTGAGATCGTCGGCTGGGTCTCAGGCTACATTCCTCCGCAGGAACCAGACGTGCTGTTCATCTGGCAGGTCTGCGTGTCGGAGAAGGCGCGCGGCCGCGGCCTTGCGAAGAAGCTGATCCTGTCGCTGCTGCACCGGCCCGCGTGTGCAGAGGTGCGGCGCATCCGAAGCACGATCACGGCCGACAACCAGGCGTCCTGGGCGCTGTTCGGCTCGGTCGCGGAAAAACTCGGAACGGTGCTGACCCGCCGCCCGCACTTCACCCGCGACAACCACTTCGACGGGGCGCATGCGACCGAACACCTGGTCACCATCGGCCCGTTCGAGCAGCCCAAGCCGCTGGAAGTCGTCCGCGCGGCCTGA
- the ectB gene encoding diaminobutyrate--2-oxoglutarate transaminase, whose translation MSTTPLHPSKAADTATFDRVESQVRSYCRSFPRKFGRAENATIFDVDGRAHIDFLAGCSSLNYGHNDPDMRAALVDYITEGGIAHGLDMHTDAKERFLATFEEKILKPRGMDYRLMFTGPTGANAVEAALKLARKVTGRHKTVAFTHGFHGVTMGALASTANSYHRGGASSELAGVDRAPYDGYFGDGIDAADMLAQMLDDPSSGFDKPAAILVEPVQGEGGLNVASAEWMRKLEAIARKHGALLIVDDIQAGCGRTGTFFSFEEMGISPDIVTLAKSLSGMGLPFAMVMIKPEHDIFGPAEHNGTFRGNNHAFVTARVAIEKFWSDDAFQKEVQAKGDHLAARLETIADAHGFSTKGRGMMRGIDAGDGETAGKVCRACFEEGLIIETSGAHDEVVKVLCPLTIPRAQLDAGLDIVERAFAAVCGKGEARDAAE comes from the coding sequence ATGTCCACGACCCCGCTCCATCCGTCCAAGGCTGCCGACACCGCAACGTTCGACCGCGTCGAATCGCAGGTGCGCAGCTATTGCCGCAGCTTTCCCCGCAAGTTCGGCCGCGCCGAGAACGCGACGATCTTCGACGTGGACGGCCGCGCCCACATCGACTTCCTGGCCGGCTGCTCCTCGCTGAACTACGGCCACAACGACCCCGACATGCGCGCCGCGCTCGTCGACTACATCACCGAGGGCGGCATCGCGCACGGCCTCGACATGCACACCGACGCCAAGGAGCGCTTCCTCGCCACGTTCGAGGAAAAGATCCTGAAGCCGCGCGGCATGGACTATCGGCTGATGTTCACCGGCCCCACGGGCGCGAACGCCGTCGAGGCGGCACTGAAACTCGCCCGCAAGGTCACCGGCCGCCACAAGACCGTGGCCTTCACCCACGGCTTCCACGGCGTGACCATGGGGGCGCTCGCCTCGACCGCCAACAGCTACCACCGCGGAGGCGCGTCCTCGGAGCTGGCCGGCGTCGACCGGGCGCCCTACGACGGCTATTTCGGCGACGGCATCGACGCCGCCGACATGCTGGCGCAGATGCTGGACGACCCGTCGAGCGGCTTCGACAAGCCGGCGGCCATCCTGGTCGAGCCGGTGCAGGGCGAAGGCGGCCTCAACGTCGCGTCCGCGGAATGGATGCGCAAGCTGGAGGCGATCGCCCGCAAGCATGGCGCGCTCTTGATCGTCGACGACATCCAGGCAGGTTGCGGCCGCACGGGCACCTTCTTCTCCTTCGAGGAGATGGGCATCTCGCCCGATATCGTGACGCTGGCGAAGTCGCTGTCGGGCATGGGCCTGCCCTTCGCCATGGTGATGATCAAGCCGGAGCACGACATCTTCGGCCCGGCGGAGCACAATGGCACCTTCCGCGGCAACAACCACGCCTTCGTGACCGCGCGCGTTGCCATCGAGAAGTTCTGGAGCGACGACGCCTTCCAGAAGGAGGTGCAGGCCAAGGGCGACCACCTGGCTGCGCGGCTTGAGACGATCGCCGACGCGCACGGCTTCTCGACCAAGGGCCGCGGCATGATGCGCGGCATTGACGCGGGCGACGGCGAGACCGCGGGCAAGGTGTGCCGCGCCTGCTTCGAGGAGGGCCTCATCATCGAGACGTCGGGCGCCCATGACGAGGTGGTCAAGGTGCTCTGCCCGCTGACTATCCCGCGCGCGCAGCTCGACGCCGGCCTCGACATCGTGGAACGGGCCTTCGCCGCCGTTTGCGGCAAGGGCGAGGCGCGCGACGCCGCCGAGTGA
- a CDS encoding ectoine synthase, whose product MIVRDFNKAKDTNRHIFSDGWDSVRLLLKDDNMGFSFHITTIYAGTELNFHYKNHFESVYCISGEGSIEDCATGEVHPIKPGVMYALDKHDKHILRGKTEMVMACCFNPPVTGKEVHKEDGSYALEDAPL is encoded by the coding sequence ATGATCGTTCGCGACTTCAACAAAGCCAAAGACACCAATCGTCACATCTTCTCGGACGGGTGGGACAGTGTCCGCCTCCTGCTGAAGGACGACAATATGGGCTTCAGCTTCCACATCACCACGATCTACGCGGGCACGGAGCTGAACTTCCACTACAAGAACCATTTCGAGTCGGTCTATTGCATCTCCGGCGAGGGTTCGATCGAGGACTGCGCGACCGGCGAGGTGCATCCGATCAAGCCCGGTGTGATGTACGCGCTCGACAAGCACGACAAGCACATCCTGCGCGGCAAGACCGAGATGGTGATGGCGTGCTGCTTCAACCCGCCGGTGACAGGCAAGGAAGTGCACAAGGAAGACGGCTCCTACGCGCTGGAGGACGCCCCGCTCTGA
- a CDS encoding aspartate kinase yields the protein MAHTVEKIGGTSMVETETLLNNILIGNRRTEEIYNRIFVVSAYAGMTNALLEHKKTGEPGVYALFASSERDWSWGDALSRVADRMLEINAEIFEDKAARRSADTFIKERIEGVRSCLIDLNRLCSYGHFRLDEHLFTVREMLSALGEAQSAYNTTLLLQQHGVNARFIDLTGWREDDQPDFDERIRSAFAEVDLGSELPIVTGYAQCREQLMRSFDRGYTEVTLSRIAVITGASEAIIHKEFHLSSADPNLVGEDAVRPIGETNYDVADQLSNMGMEAIHPRAAKGLRQANIPLRVRNIFEADHMGTVIRADLEATEPGVEIVTGLKGVFAFEFFEQDMVGVKGYDAAILEALKRHKVRIVSKSSNANTITHFLEGSMKAVKRVEADLSQVYPSASITSRKVAIISAIGRDLTGLDVALTGLACLKAAGIKPLGLHDHMRKVDMQVIVDEPDFDGAVVALHRGLIEGKAPEKIAPAAGEHAKPAEAATMLRVA from the coding sequence ATGGCACATACTGTCGAAAAGATCGGCGGCACCTCCATGGTGGAGACCGAGACGCTGCTGAACAACATCCTGATCGGAAACCGCCGGACCGAGGAGATCTACAACCGGATCTTCGTCGTCTCGGCCTATGCGGGCATGACCAATGCGCTGCTGGAGCACAAGAAGACCGGCGAGCCGGGCGTCTATGCGCTCTTTGCGAGTTCCGAGCGGGACTGGTCCTGGGGCGACGCGCTGTCGCGGGTGGCCGACCGCATGCTGGAGATCAACGCCGAGATCTTCGAGGACAAGGCCGCGCGCCGCAGCGCCGACACCTTCATCAAGGAGCGGATCGAGGGCGTGCGCAGCTGCCTGATCGACCTGAACCGGCTGTGCTCCTACGGCCATTTCCGGCTCGACGAGCACCTGTTCACGGTGCGCGAGATGCTGTCCGCCCTGGGCGAGGCGCAATCGGCTTACAACACCACGCTGCTCCTGCAACAGCACGGCGTCAACGCGCGCTTCATCGACCTTACGGGCTGGCGCGAGGACGACCAGCCGGACTTCGACGAGCGCATCCGCAGCGCCTTCGCCGAAGTGGACCTCGGCAGCGAATTGCCCATCGTCACGGGTTATGCGCAGTGCCGCGAGCAGTTGATGCGCAGCTTCGACCGCGGCTACACCGAGGTCACACTGTCGCGCATCGCCGTCATCACGGGTGCATCCGAAGCGATCATCCACAAGGAGTTCCACCTCTCCTCCGCCGACCCCAACCTGGTCGGCGAGGACGCGGTGCGGCCCATCGGCGAGACGAACTACGACGTGGCCGACCAGCTGTCGAACATGGGGATGGAGGCGATCCACCCCCGCGCGGCGAAGGGCCTGCGCCAGGCGAACATCCCGCTGCGCGTCCGCAACATCTTCGAGGCCGACCACATGGGTACGGTGATCCGCGCCGACCTCGAGGCGACGGAGCCGGGCGTGGAGATCGTCACGGGCCTCAAGGGCGTCTTCGCCTTCGAGTTCTTCGAACAGGACATGGTCGGCGTGAAGGGCTATGACGCGGCGATCCTGGAGGCGCTGAAGCGCCACAAGGTGCGCATCGTGTCGAAAAGCTCGAACGCGAACACGATCACGCACTTCCTCGAAGGCTCCATGAAGGCCGTGAAGCGGGTCGAGGCGGACCTGTCGCAGGTCTACCCCTCGGCCTCGATCACCTCGCGCAAGGTGGCGATCATCTCGGCCATCGGCCGCGACCTGACGGGCCTCGACGTGGCGCTGACGGGTCTTGCCTGCCTCAAGGCCGCGGGCATCAAGCCGCTCGGCCTGCACGACCACATGCGCAAGGTCGACATGCAGGTCATCGTCGACGAGCCGGACTTCGACGGAGCGGTCGTCGCCCTCCACCGCGGCCTTATCGAGGGCAAGGCGCCGGAAAAGATCGCCCCCGCCGCGGGAGAGCACGCAAAGCCGGCGGAAGCGGCAACCATGCTGCGGGTGGCGTGA
- a CDS encoding SDR family NAD(P)-dependent oxidoreductase, which yields MTGQTETRSAAVIGAGGGIGAAILALLAEDPRYGRIHAFARTGAIAPHPKVVAGTLDLADEASIAAAARAAGADGPLDLVFVATGLLHDGPDMQPEKDWRALDAERLARAFAVNATGPALVAKHFLPLLPREGRSVFAALSARVGSISDNRRGGWYAYRASKAALNMLLKTLSIELARKRPGGIVLGLQPGTVDTALSKPFQTFVADDKLFTPDFSAEKLLKVIEAARPEDTGGLFDWSGERIPY from the coding sequence GTGACAGGGCAGACGGAAACACGGAGCGCGGCGGTGATCGGGGCAGGCGGCGGCATCGGGGCGGCAATTCTGGCGCTGCTGGCCGAAGATCCACGCTACGGCCGCATCCACGCCTTCGCGCGCACGGGCGCCATCGCGCCCCATCCGAAGGTCGTGGCCGGCACGCTCGACCTCGCCGACGAGGCAAGCATCGCGGCGGCGGCACGGGCGGCGGGCGCGGATGGGCCGCTCGACCTCGTCTTCGTGGCGACGGGTCTGCTGCACGACGGGCCGGACATGCAGCCGGAGAAGGATTGGCGCGCGCTCGACGCGGAACGTCTTGCGCGGGCCTTCGCCGTCAATGCGACGGGACCGGCACTCGTCGCCAAGCACTTCCTGCCTCTTCTGCCGCGCGAGGGACGGTCGGTCTTCGCGGCACTGTCGGCGCGCGTCGGCTCGATCTCCGACAACCGGCGAGGCGGATGGTACGCCTATCGCGCGTCCAAGGCGGCGCTGAACATGCTTCTGAAGACGCTCTCCATCGAACTTGCGCGCAAGCGGCCCGGCGGCATCGTCCTCGGCCTGCAACCGGGCACGGTCGATACCGCGCTGTCGAAGCCGTTCCAGACCTTTGTGGCGGACGACAAGCTGTTCACGCCCGATTTCTCGGCAGAAAAGCTGCTGAAGGTAATCGAGGCCGCGCGGCCGGAGGACACGGGCGGCCTCTTCGACTGGTCGGGGGAGCGGATCCCTTACTAG
- a CDS encoding YeeE/YedE family protein yields the protein MTAVPGTVVRPTIAPRLLLAAGGVALVVAVAAMAGARYGLLLAVGLGFGIALEGLRFGFAGPWRAFILRREPAGLIAQLIAIGLTAAVAMPLIAANPGELVGAHAPVGVAMIGGAFVFGLAMQIVLGCGSGTLVNAGSGNPVGALALPFFAIGSFAGAWNLDWWIGLGTAPVVTASSLFGPMGGLAATLAALAAVGAFAVWRAAPGTARLPRRLWIAALAVAGLALLNLVISGQPWGVVYGLGLWVAKGAHAAGADLAASAFWAAPANAERVAESLLTDVTSLTNIGILGGAFLVAAWRGGLAQPIPALPARAWIATVVAGLLLGYSSRLAFGCNVGAFFSGISTGSLHGWAWFAAAFLGSIAGVQLRPWLGFEGRARP from the coding sequence ATGACGGCCGTACCGGGCACTGTTGTCCGACCGACGATCGCTCCCCGCCTGCTGCTTGCGGCGGGGGGCGTCGCCCTTGTTGTGGCGGTCGCCGCGATGGCCGGGGCCCGGTACGGTCTGCTGCTTGCCGTGGGCCTCGGCTTCGGCATCGCGCTCGAGGGCCTGCGGTTCGGCTTCGCGGGGCCGTGGCGGGCGTTCATCCTTCGGCGGGAGCCTGCCGGGCTTATCGCCCAGCTCATCGCCATCGGGCTCACGGCCGCCGTCGCCATGCCGCTGATCGCGGCCAATCCGGGCGAACTGGTGGGCGCACATGCGCCCGTCGGAGTCGCCATGATCGGCGGGGCCTTCGTCTTCGGCCTCGCCATGCAGATCGTGCTCGGCTGCGGTTCGGGTACGCTCGTGAACGCGGGCAGCGGCAACCCGGTCGGCGCGCTGGCGCTGCCCTTCTTCGCCATCGGAAGCTTCGCGGGTGCGTGGAACCTCGACTGGTGGATCGGCCTCGGCACGGCGCCGGTCGTCACGGCGAGCAGCCTCTTCGGCCCGATGGGCGGATTGGCCGCGACGCTCGCCGCGTTGGCGGCCGTCGGGGCCTTCGCTGTCTGGCGGGCCGCACCGGGCACGGCGCGCCTGCCCCGGCGTCTGTGGATCGCGGCGCTCGCGGTTGCGGGGCTTGCACTGCTGAACCTCGTGATCTCCGGCCAGCCCTGGGGCGTGGTCTACGGCCTCGGCCTCTGGGTTGCGAAGGGGGCGCACGCCGCCGGGGCGGACCTTGCCGCTTCTGCGTTCTGGGCCGCGCCCGCGAACGCGGAGCGTGTGGCGGAGAGCCTGCTGACCGACGTCACTTCGCTCACCAATATCGGGATTCTCGGAGGCGCGTTCCTGGTGGCCGCGTGGCGAGGCGGCCTTGCGCAGCCGATCCCGGCCCTGCCCGCGCGGGCGTGGATCGCGACGGTCGTCGCGGGGCTGCTGCTGGGCTATTCCTCGCGTCTGGCCTTCGGGTGCAATGTCGGGGCCTTCTTCAGCGGCATCTCGACGGGCAGCCTGCACGGCTGGGCCTGGTTCGCCGCCGCGTTCCTCGGCTCCATCGCGGGTGTGCAGCTGCGGCCCTGGCTCGGCTTCGAGGGGAGGGCGCGGCCATGA